The DNA sequence TGCCGGTTTGCGGCATGGCCGCGATGACTTTCAACAGGGCGTCCGTGCCGAGCTTGCCACCGAAATAGAAGCCGGCGAACCGGTCGGTCGTCGGGCCAAATGCTTTCCGGACGCGGCGGCAGAAATGGTTGAGCACGACCTGCTGCGCCACGCGGGAAAGACCGCCGGGCGAGACCAGCATATAGGGGCTGACAGGCTCTCGCGGCAGGCGCATCGGGGCGATATCATGTTTGCGGCCGAGGTCCTGCGCGACGGACAGGATGCCGGGGAGCATGTGCACATGCTGGTGGCTGTCGAGGTGGGACAGCGCAAGACCGGCCTCCCGGATGCGCGTGATCTGGGCATCCAGCTCCAGCCGCACTTCCTCCGGATTGATCCGGCCCTGGAAATAGCGCTTGGCAAACACGGTGATGTGTTTGTGGAAATGGCCGGTCTCGTCTAGGAGGCTGGGGATCTTCGCCGGATCGGTCAGCGGGCGTTCCTCAATCAGGGTGAGGTGGACGCCAAGATCGAGGGAGGGCGTTGCCTTCGCGGTCCTGACCGCATGATCGAAGGCCGGGGCACAGGCCATGATCGAGGTGGACGTGAGGATGCCATTGAGATGCGCGTCGGCGACGCCGTCATTCACCCGTTCCGACAGGCCGAAATCGTCCGCATGCACGATCAGGCGCAGGCCATCTTTCGCGGTCTTGCCCGTTGCCGGCGTGAGAGGGGCGGTTTCGGTCATGGCGCGGGAGAGGCCTCGGCGATTGTCGGGAAGGCATACCAGGTCTCGGTGTTGTCACGCGAGTGGATGACCATCGGCTTGCGCCCGCCGGAGCGTTCGCTGGCGCGCTTCATCAGCCGGTCGAACCGCTCGTCCAGCCAGCGCGGCTGGTATTTCGAGGTGCGCAGGATGTAGACCGTCGGCGTCTCTCCATAGGTCGGACCATAGCCCCATGGCCAGTTGCGGGTGGAGGCGACATAGTCCGGATCGAAATACGGGATCTGGAAACGCACTTTGTCCGGATCGTTTTCCGGGAAGAGGAGCGTATCGCCCCATGGATAGAGTTCCACCGTGGTCAGCCCGTCTTCCTGGATGCCGCTCATATAGGCTTCCAGTACGGCGCGGTCTTCGGGCGTAAAGTAGGGCACGTCATCGGCGATGACCATGCCGTTGACATTCAGTTCCTGCAGATAGCCTTTCGGGCCTTCGATCCGGCCAGTCTTCAGGAAGAACAGGCCCGCGACCGCCACAAGCGCGAGCGATGCGCCAAGAGAAATCAGCGCCCGGTCCGGATAGCGCCGGCGCACATCTTTCACGAGGATCTCGATCAGGGCGAGCGCGGCCAGAAGATAGGCGAAATCGTTGAACACGTCATACCATTGTTCCTCGCGCACACGGCTCATCAGCCAGGCGCCGACCGCGAAAGCGGTGAGGTGGGCAACCGGCACCTTGCGCCAGATCGCCAGCGCCCAGATCGCGAAGATCGAGATCAGGCCCACGGCATGCCAGCCGCCGAATTCCAGGGTGCCCTTATTGGCCGATGTTGTCTCCGACATGCGGTAGGCGAGATCATGCTCGAAGGCGGCCCAGTGGGTGAAGATGTAGAGCGCCTGCGCCGCCCAGGCGGCAACGCCGATGCCGATCACGATTATGCCGGTGCGGCTTGGCCAGTTCTTCCACAGCTTGCCGGCGAAGATGGCGTAGAAGAAGACCGGCGCGCCCATCAGCATGGCGTTCGGGTGGATCACGGCAGACCCGCCAAGCAGGCCGAGCGCGACCCAATAGCGTTTGTTTTGCACAAGAAGCAGCGCGCCGCAGATGATGGTGAACATGATGGCTTCCATGCGGGCATTGTTGGCCATGGAAACGAAATGCCCGTTCAGCAGGAAAGCGCCGATCAGGATCAGGCTGACCGCGGCGATTTTGCGAGTACGCATAGCAATGGCAAGGAGGCCGAAGCCGGCGAGTGTCGCGACAAGGGAGACCGCACGGGCGATCTCCAGCGAAAAGCCGGTGACCTTGAAGACCAGTCCCATGATGAGGGGATAGCCATAGGGCAGTAGAAGGAGCGGGCGGTCCGGGTCGATCTCCGGCGCGATGAAATCATTCCAGCGCTCAAATCCGCGCGCCTGCCAAAGGAAATAGGCTTCGTCGCCCCATGGTGCCGGCAAGGTAAGTCCGGCGGCCATGTGTACGGCAATCATCAGGATGCCGATGAGGGCCGCGCCCGTGAGGAAGAGGCCTGCGCGTAATGTCCAGCTGTCGTCCCCACCGCGCAGGAAACGCATGAGCTTCTGAAGTGTCTGAGCTGCGTCCATGCGCCTTGCTCCTCCCATCTGGCTGCCTCTGAGGGCCGCTACATTCTCTGGTCGAGATTTTTCTCTGTTTCGATGTGGGCAAAATTCTGGATCACCGAAGCGATGGTTTCCACCACATCCGCTTTTTGCACCTTGCCGGATGTATCGCTGACCAGAGCGCCCAGCCGGTCGATGAAATCCGGACCAATCTTCGCCTTGGCGTGGCGGATGGCCAGCACGCTGTCCATGCCGATCTCGTGGGAGACTTCGTCCACACCGACAAATTCTTCATAGGGCTTTTCGCCGCTTGTATCGAGCGGGGTGAGGAGCAGGGGCCACTTGCCCTGTTTGCGCAGCGCGGCCACTTCATGGCGGGCCTCGGCCTCGTCCTCGAACGGAACGGCTTCGAAGCCGGTGAGCTTCAGCACGTCCGCCGCAATGGCTTCCAGAAGGCGTAGTTCTTTTTCCGGGTCGAGGCGCGGGATGATGATTTCATCCTGTCCGCCCAGCAGCGACGCCAGAAGGCAGATCTCGCCGGCTTCGGCGCGGGTGACGAAATAGCGGCGCGTGCCGCGCGGGGCCGCCAGCGGCTGGCCGAGTTCGATCCGGCGCAGCCAGGCTTGCGGCAGGCTGCCATTGGAGAAGAGCACATTGGCGAACCGCGCCGACGACACATTCATGCCGGCGGTGGGGCTCGCGCTGAACAGCACGTCTTCCATCAGGCGCTTGGTCGCGCCCATCAGGCTGGTCGGGTTGGCGGCCTTGTCGGTGGAGACACCGAAGAAGCGCGCGGTGCCGCCGCGCGCCGCGATCCAGGACTTGAAACGGGCCTGGCGCACGACATTGGTGTCCAGCATCTGGAGCAGGGAGTAGATGTCCTTCTCGGAACGCACATGTTTCAGGGCGGCGAAATTCATCACGACATCGTAGGGGGCTTCGGAATTGATCAGACGTTCCGTGACCGGAGCGCCAAAATCGATCGGCCACATCCGGAGATCGAGACTGGCCGGAAGGTCCATGCCGGACCGCAGGTCGCGCACCAGTTCGGCAAGATAGTTTTCCGAATGGTCGATAACGTGGACGGCGGCCGGTTCGAACCGGATCAGTGCACGCAGTGTGGCCGACCCGATGGAGCCGCCCCCGCCGACGATCAGGACGCGCTTGCCGGTGACGGCCTCGCGGATACGGGCTTCATTGGCTGCAATGTCGCCCTCGAAGAAAGAGCGCGTGCGCGCCACGACATGCTGGTCGAACCGGTCGGGGGAGAGGTCGCTCATGCTCACGATACGGTCTCCTTGCGGGCTCCGGCGTCCGCGTCTGCATTGGCGCCGAATTTGTCACCAACAAGGTAACGCGGACGGTTTTTCACTTCGTCGAAGATCAGGCCGACATATTCGCCGAGCACGCCGAGGAAGAAGAGGTTCATAGACAGGCCGAAGGCGCCGAGCGCGAACAGGGAGGCCCAGCCGGGTACGACGATGTCTTCGAAGAAGAGGTAGACGGTGAGGTAGTAAGCGCCGGAGAGGGCGCTGAAGGTGGCGAAGATCAGGCCAAGCCAGATGCAGACACGCAGAGGCAGTTTGGAGAAGGAAAAGATGCCATTCGTCGCGAACAGGATCAGCGCGGCGAGGGAATAGTTCGACTGGCCTGCAAACCGCTTCTCCGGGACGAAGGAAATGTAAGAGATGCGATAGCCGACCCAGGTGACAAGACCGCGGAAGAACGGATTGTGTTCGCGGAACTGGGTCCGGAACACATCAGCCACTTTGCGCGACAGAAGGCGGAAATCGGCCGACCCCGCATTCAGGTCGATCCCGGTCATGCGTTCGAACACGCCATAGAACATGCGCGAGGTGACGCGCTTGCCGAAGGAAATCTTCTGGTCGTCATGGCGGAGTGTCTGGACGATTTCGGAACCGCCGCGCCATTCCTCGATCAGTTTCGGGATCAGCGAAGGTGGATGCTGCATGTCGCTGTCGAGCATGATGACGGCGTCGCCGCGCGTCTCGTCGATCCCGGCAATCAGCGCCGCCTGGTGGCCGAAGCGGCGCGACATGACGAGAACGGTCACATTGTCGGTTTTCTCGGCTATGCCCTGCAGGATTTCATCGCTGCGGTCCGGCGGGGAGGGGTCAACGACATAGATGTAGCGAAACTTGTACTCATTATAGAGCGGCTCGGTCGCTTCGATCAGCGCCTTGTGGAAGGTTTCGATTGCCGCTTCCTCACGGAAGACCGGACAGACGATATCAATACTCAACATGTGGCTTGTGCCTCGATCACCGATTGCATGCCTTGTTCAAATCCGATCTGCGGGCGCCAGCCTGTGGCCGCAGTCAGGGCGGAGATGTCTGCAATGACATCCATGACTTCATTTTCGCGGCGCTCTCCGCGGTCGGAATAGGGTTTGTCTGTACCAGCTGCCTTCAGGCAGGCGGCGATGACGTCGCCAATGGAATAGGATCGGCCGGAGCCGACATTATAGGTGCCACCACCTGACATTCCGATCGTACTGATTATTGCCTCCACCACATCGTCTACATGGACGAAATCCCGGCGCGGGGCGAGGTCTGCCACGACGATTTCCTTCACCGACGGGGCAACGGCCTGTCTGGCAATCGTTGGTATCAGGAAGGAGCTCTTCTGGCCGGGACCGTAGGCATTGAAGAGACGTAGCACGGTGACGTCCACGCCGAAATTGGCGGCGAAGAAGCGGCAGGCGTCCTCAGCGGCGAGTTTGGACCAGGCATAGGGATTGGCCGGGCGGGGTGGAAAATCTTCCGATACGGGCACCGGGGCGCCGGCGCCGTACACGAATGTGCTGATGAAGGTCATTGGCACACCGGCGCGGCGGCACTGGTCCAGCACACGTACGGTGCCGTGCGTGTTCACCAGGTGGTAGTTCGCCGGATCGGTCCAGCTGTCCGGTACGAAGGAAAGCCCGCCAAGGTGAAAAACATGTCCGGCGCCCTCCAGCGGCAGATCGCCAGTCAGCAGGTCTCCTCCGGTGGAGCGGGAAAAGCCTGCAACCTCCACGCCCAGTGCTTCCAGCCGCGCGGCGAGCCGGCGGCCGATAAAACCGGTTTCCCCGGTCACGACGATGCGGCCGGGGAGATCCTGTTTTGAAGAAAGGGCAGGTTCGGGCACGTCAGAGTCCCAGTTTCGTGCGCAGCTCCGGCCATTCGTCGACGGCACGGAAATAGTCATCCGGGCGGCCGATATCGAGCCAGTAGCCCTCATGCGTCTGCACGTTTACATCGCGCTTTTCGTCGAGGAAGCGCAGCATCAGCTGGTCGAAGCCATAGGCCTGATCTTCCGGAATGAAGTCCAGCACGCGGCGGCTGAGGCAGTAGACGCCCATGGAAACGAGAT is a window from the uncultured Hyphomonas sp. genome containing:
- a CDS encoding ChbG/HpnK family deacetylase; amino-acid sequence: MTETAPLTPATGKTAKDGLRLIVHADDFGLSERVNDGVADAHLNGILTSTSIMACAPAFDHAVRTAKATPSLDLGVHLTLIEERPLTDPAKIPSLLDETGHFHKHITVFAKRYFQGRINPEEVRLELDAQITRIREAGLALSHLDSHQHVHMLPGILSVAQDLGRKHDIAPMRLPREPVSPYMLVSPGGLSRVAQQVVLNHFCRRVRKAFGPTTDRFAGFYFGGKLGTDALLKVIAAMPQTGTCELMCHPGEDDPASDKLHWGYNWAHELSALKAEPVKAAVAAKGIELISFRDLA
- a CDS encoding polysaccharide biosynthesis protein; its protein translation is MSDLSPDRFDQHVVARTRSFFEGDIAANEARIREAVTGKRVLIVGGGGSIGSATLRALIRFEPAAVHVIDHSENYLAELVRDLRSGMDLPASLDLRMWPIDFGAPVTERLINSEAPYDVVMNFAALKHVRSEKDIYSLLQMLDTNVVRQARFKSWIAARGGTARFFGVSTDKAANPTSLMGATKRLMEDVLFSASPTAGMNVSSARFANVLFSNGSLPQAWLRRIELGQPLAAPRGTRRYFVTRAEAGEICLLASLLGGQDEIIIPRLDPEKELRLLEAIAADVLKLTGFEAVPFEDEAEARHEVAALRKQGKWPLLLTPLDTSGEKPYEEFVGVDEVSHEIGMDSVLAIRHAKAKIGPDFIDRLGALVSDTSGKVQKADVVETIASVIQNFAHIETEKNLDQRM
- a CDS encoding glycosyltransferase family 2 protein — encoded protein: MLSIDIVCPVFREEAAIETFHKALIEATEPLYNEYKFRYIYVVDPSPPDRSDEILQGIAEKTDNVTVLVMSRRFGHQAALIAGIDETRGDAVIMLDSDMQHPPSLIPKLIEEWRGGSEIVQTLRHDDQKISFGKRVTSRMFYGVFERMTGIDLNAGSADFRLLSRKVADVFRTQFREHNPFFRGLVTWVGYRISYISFVPEKRFAGQSNYSLAALILFATNGIFSFSKLPLRVCIWLGLIFATFSALSGAYYLTVYLFFEDIVVPGWASLFALGAFGLSMNLFFLGVLGEYVGLIFDEVKNRPRYLVGDKFGANADADAGARKETVS
- a CDS encoding NAD(P)-dependent oxidoreductase — translated: MPEPALSSKQDLPGRIVVTGETGFIGRRLAARLEALGVEVAGFSRSTGGDLLTGDLPLEGAGHVFHLGGLSFVPDSWTDPANYHLVNTHGTVRVLDQCRRAGVPMTFISTFVYGAGAPVPVSEDFPPRPANPYAWSKLAAEDACRFFAANFGVDVTVLRLFNAYGPGQKSSFLIPTIARQAVAPSVKEIVVADLAPRRDFVHVDDVVEAIISTIGMSGGGTYNVGSGRSYSIGDVIAACLKAAGTDKPYSDRGERRENEVMDVIADISALTAATGWRPQIGFEQGMQSVIEAQATC